In the genome of Helicobacter sp. 12S02232-10, the window GAGCTAGTAAGAAAAATAGGTATTTCAGGTTTGAGTTTGGCCATATCTTCTTCTACTTGAGAGACTCTGAAACCAAAATAATCTATCATATCAGATTTGCTGATGACTACAGCATCTGCGCATAAAAACATCGTAGGATATTTAAGAACTTTATCATCTCCTTCAGGAACTGAAAGAAGGACAATATTAAGGGCGGCACCTAAGTCATAGCTTGCTGGACAAACTAAATTTCCTACATTTTCTATCACCAAATAATCTGCGTTTGAAAACGCTCCTTGAGTTTTGAGTTTTTCATATGCTTTCTCAACCATAGCTGCTTCAAGATGGCAAGCTTCACCTGTGGCGATTTGTTCGGCATATACTCCCTTTTTTATGAGTCTTTCAGCATCTCGATTGGTTTGCAAATCCCCCTCAACAACGCAGAATTTAAAATCTTCAAATTGAGAAAGATTTTCTAAAAGAGTCGTTTTTCCGCTTCCTGGAGAACTCATTAAGTTAATAACATAAAGCCCTTCATTCTTGTAATTTTCCCTTAATTCTTTGGCTTTCTGATCATTTTTGCTAAGAATTTTTTCCACGATTTGTATATTTTTTTTGCTTAGATTTGGATTATTGTTTAAGGAACTTTCCCTATTGTTCATTTTATTTCTCCTTTGGTTGGTTATTATGGGTTGGTCTGTGTTTCCTTATTATACTTTTTACATTTAAATGTTTGGATTATCTAAGAGCAGCAATAAGCCCAAATCTTCCTGTAATTCCCTCGCGTCGGTAGGAAAATAAATTTTTTTCACAACAAGTACAGGTGGGTAGAATTTCTGTTTGGGAAGGTTTGATTTGACAGCTTAAAAGTTCGTCTTGAAGCATTTTGATAAGATCAAGATTATATGTTACATCTTTTTGAATCAGATATTTTTTGGGAAAAGAAATCGCGAGTTCATTTCCAATTTCATAACAACATTTTCGGATCGAAGGACCGATAAAAATAAGCATATTCTCAACTTTCGCTTTGGGATTTTGCAAAATATGCGCAATTGTTTTGCTTACGATTCTTTTTTTAACCCCCTCTCTGCCGGCGTGAATGACTCCAAAAGTGTGAATTTTAGGTTCATAGACAAGTACAGGGTTGCAGTCTGCCACCATTGCCATACAAGCAAAGCTTTTTTCTGTGCAAACCATAGCATCTCCTTTTCCTACAAATCCTGATTTATGAGGCTGTTTGGAGACCTCTAAAATTTTGTCACTATGGATTTGATCCATCCAAAGAAGCATTTTGTTTGGAAAAAAGGTTTTACATACCATTTCTCTATTGAGAAGAACGGATGAGTCTTGATCTCTTGTATGATAGGCTAAGTTTAAGGTTTCATAGGGAGCTGTGCTAAAACCTCCGTGTTTTGAGGTGATGAAGAATTGAATATCTGTTTGCGCAAATAAGCGACTTTGTTCGCTGGAATAAAAAATTGCTTTTTCATTAACCATTTATTGATCCTTGTAAAATAGGCAAATTGATTTAGATCAAAATACAATTCTTATTTTAGCATTAAAATAAGCAGTGCAAATCACTAATAAGGAGAGTTTTTGAAAATAAGTAAGCCAAAAACTTCATCTCTTTTGGTTATCGTGGCAGTGTTTGTGGTTGTAGTAGGATTAGGGGGAGCGTTTTATACTTTTTATAACGCTAAAGGTTTTTCTTATTTGAGTAGCAATTCTGCTGCCTGCAATAACTGTCATGTGATGAATGAGGTGTATGATGATTGGAATAAGAGTTCTCATAGAGAAGTTGCAACTTGTAGTGATTGCCATTTGCCTCACGAGTTTATTCGCAAATGGATAGCAAAAGCTCAAAGCGGTATAGGTCACGCCTATGCTTTCACTTTTGATAAAAATCTGCCGATGCATTTTAGTGCATCTAAAAAAACTCAAGAGATTGTGCAAGAAAACTGCATTAATTGCCATTTGCCATACGTGCAAAATGTTGTGAATCCAACCTTGCGACCCGAACACCAAGATAAATCTTTGAAGTGTGTTTCTTGTCATCAGGGTGTGGGTCATTCGCGTGGATTTTAAAGTTCTAGGAGGAGATAATGAGAAATAAGATATTGTGGGCTGTGATTGTTGTGGGTATTTTGATAGGGGGAGGTATTTTTTGGTTGAATTCTGACATTACGCACAAAAAATATGAGACTTCAGGCATTAAAACAAGTCCGATGATGCAGTTGAGTGATAATGATCCCAGATTTGAAACTTGGGGCAAATATTTTCCGGATTATTTGGATATGTATTTGAGTATTGAAAAATCAAAACCAAAACCTACAGATTTTGGGGGGAATCTTTCTTATAGTAAGCTAATAAGATATCCTCAATTAACCGTGCTTTGGGCAGGCTATGCCTTTAGTGCGGATTTTAATGAGGAGAGGGGGCATTTTTATGCACAAAATGATCAGATGAGTACAGCTAGAAATCACAAGGATTTCTTGAATTCTTGGGGTTTGAAAGCATTTAATGGTCAGCCCACTGCTTGTATGAATTGCCATAGCGGTTGGGTTCCTTGGCTCTATAAGAATGTTGCTAAAAATGATTGGGTTGTTTTTAATACGACACAATATTGGACAATGATTAAAAATGTTCCTGTAATGGATGGTCAAGCTCCTGATAGCGAAGCCCATAGAGGACTTCACGGGGGAACAAAAATGGGATTGACT includes:
- the nrfH gene encoding cytochrome c nitrite reductase small subunit encodes the protein MVIVAVFVVVVGLGGAFYTFYNAKGFSYLSSNSAACNNCHVMNEVYDDWNKSSHREVATCSDCHLPHEFIRKWIAKAQSGIGHAYAFTFDKNLPMHFSASKKTQEIVQENCINCHLPYVQNVVNPTLRPEHQDKSLKCVSCHQGVGHSRGF
- the hypB gene encoding hydrogenase nickel incorporation protein HypB, which produces MNNRESSLNNNPNLSKKNIQIVEKILSKNDQKAKELRENYKNEGLYVINLMSSPGSGKTTLLENLSQFEDFKFCVVEGDLQTNRDAERLIKKGVYAEQIATGEACHLEAAMVEKAYEKLKTQGAFSNADYLVIENVGNLVCPASYDLGAALNIVLLSVPEGDDKVLKYPTMFLCADAVVISKSDMIDYFGFRVSQVEEDMAKLKPEIPIFLTSSKDKKSLETFKDFIINNKKQGYYSRHSF
- the pgeF gene encoding peptidoglycan editing factor PgeF, which codes for MVNEKAIFYSSEQSRLFAQTDIQFFITSKHGGFSTAPYETLNLAYHTRDQDSSVLLNREMVCKTFFPNKMLLWMDQIHSDKILEVSKQPHKSGFVGKGDAMVCTEKSFACMAMVADCNPVLVYEPKIHTFGVIHAGREGVKKRIVSKTIAHILQNPKAKVENMLIFIGPSIRKCCYEIGNELAISFPKKYLIQKDVTYNLDLIKMLQDELLSCQIKPSQTEILPTCTCCEKNLFSYRREGITGRFGLIAALR